The Hevea brasiliensis isolate MT/VB/25A 57/8 chromosome 1, ASM3005281v1, whole genome shotgun sequence DNA segment CCAATATATTTTACATTTAGAAAGAAGAACCAGAAGAAGTATAAGTCAGAGAAACTAGTCACAATAAAAAAGAATTGATTTATCGTGCACATCAAAGATTCAGTAAGCAGAAAATATCTCAGTTTCAGAGTAAATCCAATTCATGTAACTCAAATGTAGCACAAATACCCAAGCCACATAAATTGATATCATGGAAAAATACTAATCAGATTGAGAGACTACCATGGAAAGTGTAAGTGCCATACCTATAGCTCTGGCAGATCCAACGAGCAAGCGTCTGTGCTTCAGGAGTACCAAGTGGAGGCCGAAGACCAGCATGTGACCCCAAATGAGAAGGAGAGAGTGCTAATGCTACTCTCTGAACTGATGATATAATACTTCGGACATATTGTCGAGCCATGGATGCTACATGGTCTTGCATATGGCTCTCAAATGCAAATTCAAATGCAATTGTCATCACAGATCTCATACATCCAGAATTAGCAGTATAATCGGTAGAGGATTTGTTTCCAGCTGGTCCAGTTTCAAGAGCAGAAGCAAGATCCAGGGTTCGATTTGGACTGGAGGCTTCCTGCATTATTCATAATGCATCAACAAAGAACGTGCAAGAGAAACAAATTGAGAAATACATGATTTTTAATACAATTAACGAACCTTTGCAGAATCAAGGGGAATTATGCGAAAACCCGAAGGCAGAAGAGGCGCATCATCTGCAAAGGATGCATCAATGGGAGCAAATATAAGTTCAGCACAGGTGCCGATAGCATTCTCATCCATTCCACTACAGAGCTGTCAAAATGGAGCAAACAGGGATAAATAAGCCAGAGAACCATGATGAAGAATGCTATATAAAGGTAAAAGGTGCTACCATGGCAGCAGAAGTATAATGATAAGCAAGCAGTACCCTCCCTCTTAAAACTACTAAAATTCAGAGTCGTAATGAACATAACAAAACAGAGATAACCAATTATTCAAAACCACTAACCATACTGACTGTTCCCAAAATACCATAATCAATCCAGCTTAAGCAACATTATCTAGAAGGGGCAGTCGGAGAACCAAAAATGTGAATTTTCCTTTCATTCCATAATTTTAATCCAGGAACTTGTGTAAGTTAtgaacagagagagagagagagagagagagagagagattcccTTTGCTAAGTACACATATATTTGAAGATACATCAACAATGCATTTAAGGTAAATACAAGGATAACTGAATATTGTTGAACACCAGACAAAGGGGAAGATTCAAAAAATAACTTGTCCATATTTCAAATCCTGTAGCTCACTCCATATATCGGCCAACTAAAACTTCATTAGAATCTAAATGCTTTCCCTCACTTTATATCCTTTTTCAATCAACAATCAATTTCATCATCCAATTGTCATATCCAATGAAATCTTATTTTCATTGAAAGGTAACAATCACGCCCTTAAATCCACCCCATCCCATCAAATGCCACCTCCTTGATCCAACCATTTACTTCCTCCTGCCAGGACATCTTCCATATCGTGTTGATAATAACATTACCCCAAAAAGAAGTGTAAAGAAACAATACTTACTTGCAATAGAAACATGTCCCTAGGCATCATTGGATCTTCAGGAGAATGGCCCACACCTTCCAATTTAATGACCTCCAAAAACTAATAAGCACAGACAACTCATCACATTAAAGAGAGCAAAAACGACAAAGAAACAGCTTGCCTATTTTCATGATATAACAGCTATATAATTTTATCAACTAGCTCACCTCTTCATGCTCAATAGTATGAGCAAGAGGGAGTATGACTTGACCTCCAAAACTTCCAACTCGAGACCCTGGTAAGCTACAAGGACCAACTTTAATTGCAGCAGCTGAGTAAGCATCAATATTGTTGTCTGCCCATTCTGACCTGTGCTCCCGCAAGAACCTAAGAAGGATTGCAGGAGGAACATTCTGAAGGAGAAGCACATGGGCCATGGCACAAAGAGGAAGAAAAATGATAAATGTTAACACTGATGTAAAATACAATAACCAGAAGATTAGTAAGTACAACTTCAAAAGAATTTCTACAATCCCATAATCTTTCAGTTTTACTGGGTAGATACCAAAAGTAGTGAAATGGTAATGATATACATATACTAAAATATATTCTTACACTATATATTCTAGGTAATGATCATTGGACAGAATAAATCTGTGGAAATATGATTATCAATTACAAGAACTTCATTTTTGAAGTTAGAACACAGCATAACACCTGCAGACTTGCAGAGACACTATTGCCTAACAAAATGATAAAATGTGCAACTATTATAGTTAATTGTTCAAGCAGTCTTTATTTCCAATTATTTCCTAGCAAACCTATCAAATGAAATATTTTGGTATCCTAACCTGTAAAAGCATCGATGCTTTGGCACACAAAACTGCATTGCTGACAGCTGGAAATCCATTAGTAAAGGAAAGATTTAAACCCATTAACTTCTCAGGTGAGGAATTCACCAGGACAGTCACATCATCCATGCCATCATTTCCCATCATTGACCATCCCTCATCAGTAAAACCATTGAGTGCCTCATTAAAACCCCTGCCATAATTACATATCAAGATTCTAAATGCAAGGTAACAATTAACAGACCAGATTACATACTATAAAACAGGAGGTACTAACCTGCTTAACCTCTGACTCAATGATCGTAGTGCTGCTGGTCGTCTGCCCCAGTTGGTTACATTAGACTGAGAAACCTCCTGAGCAATCTGCCTTAGCTGGCGCAGAGCCTGAGAGAAAGTACAAAAGACATAATTGAAAAATTAGATCCTCTACAGTTCCTAACTTGCAATTACATCACCCAGAAGCATATAGGCCACTACAATTGTTTAAAATCTCGAGAAGTAGAAAAATTACACTGCAACAAGAAGAAAATAAACTTGCAATCTTACAGCCATTGTTGTTTTTTGAGCAAGCACTGTTGATGATTCATACAGGGGCCGCAGCACTTCAGGCACGCTCCAGGGCTGGTGGACAAATTAATATTCAAATTATTATCTAGTTTTGGTCAATAAGAAACTTCACATTTCACAAACaaaaaaatcaaatgaaaaaatgTAAAGGAGTGCCCACCTCTAAATCCATATGATCAACTATGTGTATGATTGAGCCACCCCCTTCACAAGGTCGTATCAGGTAACCACTCGGCAGCATTTCAGCTCTCACAAAATGCTGTACAGGTGGCATGCTTGGGCCATTTTGTGTATTTTTAAGTGACCTTTCACAGATCTAAATTAAAACAGACACAATTAATATAAAAAAGCTAAAACAGCAGAAGTTatgaataaaaaattgaaaacttTGGGGAACATACCACAAGGCTGCCATCTTCTAAAACAGAAGTATAGCGCAGCAACCAGAAGTCACGAGCAGGCGCCAATGTTGTTGGTGCATAGAGCTATAACATCAacaaaagtttgtagttttaaacaACTGCATAATAAAATCCTCCAACAGACATGATAAAGTACCAAACGACTAACATTCTTACCTGCATGTACAGCAGCTCAATGGTTCCACCATTGGCAGTGGGCAGCACATTCAGCACATCCACAGCTCGGCAATCACGGAACCATGATGGCCGATCCTTGAGGATTTCTGCAACCTGCATGGAAATAGTGAAGTATAATGTATTAGCTTTATTAGCTCAAACTAGAAGAATGGCAAGGAAGGGAAGAAACCAAGTGCACTTACCCTTGTAGGCTCTAAGCCCACCAGGCCACAGGCTCGTGCTGCCACGCCAGTGCAACCATGTGAAATAGCAATGATTCCAATGGAATCCGGACCAGGCTGCACAAATTATTTTGCAGGGAGAAAACAAGTTCGTTAAAAACAGCCaattccataaaaaaaaaaaaaaaaattaaatgcttGTAAAAGAAAAAGTTAAGACCCAAGAGCAAACTGATTTTACGGTATCTGTAGATTACAAAATTAAGATAAAAGGTAAAAAATTAACAGAAAGTTAAGGCGTTCGGGAGCCAACATTATCAAGGTCTGTAGTAACGTTAAGGATATAAATTCAGTTCACTGTGCATTTCATTTATATCTCCCTTGGATAGGATTTtaccaaaagcaaaataaaatattagctagttttgaaatattttatgagAGAAACGATTTGCTTgcagtaaaattttaaaaagaaaaaagaaaagtgacAAAAGATACCTTCATTCCAGGCATTTGGACCCACTCCACAGCAGTTCCAGTAGCCTTTGAAAGAAACTCTGTTAAAGTCTCTTCTGCAATGGATAAAAGCCTAgaaaaaatacaaacatgaatttaATATTACTCACACACATTCACACACAACAAAGTGGTCACAAAGCACGATAACAGAAAAGGACCCAACAACCATATCCCCACTAACCCTGCAGGGCTCGCATCCCTTGGCGGATGCTGAGGTGTCAAGTGGTGTTGACCGCTTGTCACCACTGATTCACAACTTGTATCTTTGGTTGCAAGCGTTGTCTGTTAGAAAACAACCATTCTATCTCAATTCTCAtacaattcaataatatttcaattaaagaaaaaaaaataaactaaagCATTAATCCTCTTGGTTActgatacaaaatacaaaaagagAAATGTTGTGTTTGAGTCTCAAGAGGAATGGAGTGGAAAAGGCaatttcaaaagttttttttttttcctttaatcaaAAATTtcttttatcaaaaaaaaaatcaacaatttCCAAAATAATCAGAAAGTCTATGGTATGTACAAAGGAAATATAGCAATAAAGGCCAGCCTAAATTCTCACATTCTGGGTATGTTGGCGAAAGTAGCCATTCTCGTACACCAGCTGTGACACCTGCTTCTGCAACCTATCATTTTCCTCCATGAGAAGCTTGTTCATTGCAGTCAGCTTCCTATTCACCGCTTGAAGGCGGGATGCCTCTTTCCTCTGCTTCTCTCTGCATCtgaaaatcaaaacaaaacacaTTGTTATGATTAACATTGCAACAGAATTCagtaagaaaaatgattggaaatATAGTTTTCATTAAAAGCAGTACCAAACCAGACTACATGCTGAAAAAAATCCtttctttttgtttattttcTTTTGGCAATCAATGGTAAAATTCGACATcccaattctattattttcttaaattcTCACACCAACTGAAAACGATTTAAATGTACTTAAAAAATACTAAATTTTTAAGTGCAATGTTTTCAGCGTCATTCGACTTCATCACCGAGGGAATCTTAAGCCACTTAATTGCATTATCCCAAACAAGAAAATTTGgaaaaacataataaaaaatttgtttctactgcagttataaatggagaaaATCTAAGCttaagaaaagaaacaaaaatgatATTCCTTGATGTGAAACTAAAATTTATATGTACCTTCTATTTTGGAACCAAACTTTGATTTGTTTGGGTTCAACGTTAGAGAGCATTGGGCATTCCCTAATGAACTGTTGGCGACGAATGGAGCTGGGTTTGGGGCAATCGTGATAAAGCCTCTCCAAGGCCTCGACCTGCTCAGGCGTGTAGCGGACATACTTGGCATTGTCCAAGTTCGCTGGTTGCTTACCATCCTTGCAGTACATTGCcatcttaaaaataaatttcaccacAAATCACAGATACCCACCAAAAAATCCAAACAAACCCAAGTAGATCCTTTCCTCAAAAATCTAATTTAAGCACTTAGTTAGCACCAAAAAGTATGCGCAAATGGGATCCTAGCGGATACTCTTAGCTGCAAATTCAAAATAACCACGCATAACCAAATAAGACCCAAGCAGTTTCCCTCCCTTAGCAACACTTGAAAGCAAATTGTGGAGCTTCAAATTCAAGATAGAAATGATACTGCAATTGACATAACCCCACAATATCCAAAGAAGCTAAAATACCTAAAACAAACCCGAAAAGCTTCGCTTAAGCATAGATTATAACACTTCCTGGAACATAAGAAAAGCATAAAAATCGACACGAGGGGAACTTCACTCAGAACTTACGACCACAAATTACAGTGCCCACAGAATTTAAAGCAAACCCATATAGATTATCCTCCTTTACCACCAGAAAGAACAATAAATGGGCACCAGACCACTTTAAAACTTCGACTTTTGTATTCTCTAATGCTTGATTTTGAAGCGCCAGGATAGAGATAAAGCCAGTAGAGACAGCGATATCCAGATTGGAGACATCGTTATCCTCGCTTTGTCTATTACTAGACACCCCCCAAACACAAGAAAAGCATAAACCTTTCGAGATCAGAGCTCAACACCAAACGATCAATTTCACCAAAACACTGAAAAATGCTTCCGAAAATAATAACAGAAACAACACCTAGAAAACTTTCTCCCGATTCGAGCTGGACTCTGCGGCAATGAAATAACAACGCGAATCAGAATCTTTCATCAAGAGATCTCCCCATCACGGCCGTAGAACCAGCCAAAACGGCACCGTATTAGCGATCCAAGCTCCAAAAACAATCGTTCCCAGGTGCTGAAACATTTTCTAGGGGCTCGTATCACATCATATCAACACACCCAAAACAAAAAAGCAAAACAAAAGGCAGAAAATGAAAAGGAAGCGTTTCCGGTTTTGAGAAAAGTTGAGGGCTTTTGCAACATGTGAAGGATTTGGAAGggggaaaaatgaaaaagtagagTGGGTATCGAAAATTTTAATAGAGAGTAAATAAAGAGAAAGAACAGCCTCAGTGGTTGAAGGCGGAGGATAGGAAAAAAGCAAATGGAAGTAAAGTACTTTGGTTGAGCTTTTGTTGCTTTGTTTTCATtgttttttcttttgtattttgaggtttttgcTCTCTTGTGTGTGTTTTCGTGTGGGTTTTTTCATTGGCTCGTCACTTTCGTCTTCagacaaagagagagagagaatctgCGAGCTCAGCTCCACGGTGAGGGGAGAGCCCTAGTTTTGTTAGGGAGTTAGTAAACTTTTTtggatttttataaattaaaatttatgttattaataattagatgaattaataaattttaatttaatagtatcCCAATTCGTATAAATCTCTTAATGATTGAGTTTTTGAGTTCTTACATCAAATGTAAATCGTGAATgtgatttatataaattaatatatctataattttattaaagattatattatatttttaaatcacTTATATAAatctattttta contains these protein-coding regions:
- the LOC110637465 gene encoding homeobox-leucine zipper protein ATHB-15 gives rise to the protein MAMYCKDGKQPANLDNAKYVRYTPEQVEALERLYHDCPKPSSIRRQQFIRECPMLSNVEPKQIKVWFQNRRCREKQRKEASRLQAVNRKLTAMNKLLMEENDRLQKQVSQLVYENGYFRQHTQNTTLATKDTSCESVVTSGQHHLTPQHPPRDASPAGLLSIAEETLTEFLSKATGTAVEWVQMPGMKPGPDSIGIIAISHGCTGVAARACGLVGLEPTRVAEILKDRPSWFRDCRAVDVLNVLPTANGGTIELLYMQLYAPTTLAPARDFWLLRYTSVLEDGSLVICERSLKNTQNGPSMPPVQHFVRAEMLPSGYLIRPCEGGGSIIHIVDHMDLEPWSVPEVLRPLYESSTVLAQKTTMAALRQLRQIAQEVSQSNVTNWGRRPAALRSLSQRLSRGFNEALNGFTDEGWSMMGNDGMDDVTVLVNSSPEKLMGLNLSFTNGFPAVSNAVLCAKASMLLQNVPPAILLRFLREHRSEWADNNIDAYSAAAIKVGPCSLPGSRVGSFGGQVILPLAHTIEHEEFLEVIKLEGVGHSPEDPMMPRDMFLLQLCSGMDENAIGTCAELIFAPIDASFADDAPLLPSGFRIIPLDSAKEASSPNRTLDLASALETGPAGNKSSTDYTANSGCMRSVMTIAFEFAFESHMQDHVASMARQYVRSIISSVQRVALALSPSHLGSHAGLRPPLGTPEAQTLARWICQSYRCYLGVELLKSSSEGSETILKTLWHHSDAIMCCSLKALPVFTFANQAGLDMLETTLVALQDITLEKIFDDHGRKTLCSEFPQITQQGFACLQGGICLSSMGRPVSYERAVAWKVLNEEETAHCICFMFINWSFV